The Flavobacteriales bacterium genome includes a window with the following:
- the recQ gene encoding DNA helicase RecQ, which translates to MNLHTTSLTDELQKYFGFNRFKSQQETIIKNTLDGNDAFVIMPTGGGKSMCYQLPALVSEGCAIVVSPLIALMKNQVDAIRGFNDNDAIAHVLNSSLSKRDIIQVKEDVESGKTKLLYVAPESLTKEEYIEFLRSKKISFYAIDEAHCISEWGHDFRPEYRNLRRIIENIGRAPIIALTATATTKVREDIQKNLGISDCPVFFDSFNRDNLYYDIRPKIDVEKEIIKFIKQNEGKSGIVYCLSRKKVEEIAETLQVNGINALPYHAGLENKTRVKHQDAFLMEDVDVIVATIAFGMGIDKPDIRYVIHHDIPKSLESYYQETGRAGRDGGEGNCVTFYSYQDIEKLEKFLQGKPVAEQEIGRQLILETISFAETSMCRRKYILHYFGETFDDANCNEMCDNCRHPKPKFNGEEYIVRLLNSVKAVSERLKAKEAVKVIVGESNALIKQHKSEALDVYGEGKDKSKGFWHAVIRQSLVKGFLRKEIESYGILKLTEQGLEYLEKSYEILLTEDHDYDAINAKNAANSFQKGAAVDKLLFSNLKELRKKFAKEKGLPPNIIFSEASLIDMANQFPISSEELAQIHGVGQGKARKFGEPFLKYIKQYVEDNNIVRPEDMVVKTVAKQSSNKVYIIQSIDRKLSIDDIASAKGLTVEDLITEIETIVESGTKINLNYYLDEIIDEYQEEELMDFFTNSEEATFNEARGEFEEDEYTDEELRLYRIKFISDVAN; encoded by the coding sequence ATGAATTTACATACTACATCTCTTACAGACGAACTCCAAAAGTATTTTGGGTTTAATCGTTTTAAAAGCCAACAAGAAACTATCATTAAAAACACTTTAGATGGTAATGATGCATTTGTAATCATGCCTACTGGTGGTGGCAAATCTATGTGCTACCAGCTCCCGGCTCTTGTTAGTGAAGGGTGTGCAATCGTTGTTTCCCCATTAATTGCATTGATGAAAAATCAAGTAGATGCAATAAGAGGGTTTAACGATAATGATGCTATTGCTCATGTATTAAATTCATCGCTTTCAAAAAGAGATATTATTCAAGTCAAAGAAGATGTTGAGTCAGGGAAAACCAAATTACTTTATGTTGCTCCTGAGTCTTTAACCAAAGAAGAATACATCGAGTTTTTAAGAAGTAAAAAAATATCTTTTTATGCCATTGACGAGGCACATTGTATTTCTGAATGGGGGCATGATTTTAGGCCAGAGTACAGAAACCTAAGACGAATAATTGAAAATATTGGTAGAGCTCCAATAATTGCACTTACCGCAACCGCAACAACGAAAGTTAGAGAAGACATTCAGAAAAACTTAGGGATAAGCGATTGTCCTGTTTTCTTTGATTCTTTCAATAGAGATAATTTATACTATGACATCAGACCAAAAATTGATGTTGAAAAAGAAATCATCAAATTCATTAAGCAAAATGAAGGAAAATCAGGTATTGTTTATTGTCTAAGCAGAAAGAAAGTAGAAGAAATTGCCGAAACCTTACAAGTTAATGGTATCAACGCATTACCATACCACGCAGGTTTAGAAAATAAAACAAGAGTCAAACACCAGGATGCTTTCCTCATGGAAGACGTAGATGTTATTGTTGCTACTATAGCCTTTGGAATGGGCATTGACAAACCAGACATCAGGTATGTTATTCATCATGACATTCCAAAAAGTTTAGAAAGTTATTATCAAGAAACTGGAAGAGCAGGGCGTGATGGTGGTGAAGGCAACTGCGTTACTTTTTACAGCTATCAAGATATTGAAAAATTAGAGAAGTTTTTACAAGGAAAACCTGTCGCAGAGCAAGAAATAGGAAGGCAACTCATTCTTGAAACCATTTCTTTTGCCGAAACCTCCATGTGTAGGAGAAAATACATTCTGCATTACTTTGGCGAAACTTTTGATGATGCTAACTGCAATGAAATGTGCGACAATTGCCGCCATCCTAAACCTAAATTTAATGGTGAAGAATATATTGTTAGACTTCTAAATTCAGTGAAGGCCGTAAGCGAACGACTAAAGGCTAAAGAAGCAGTTAAAGTAATCGTTGGCGAAAGTAATGCTTTGATAAAACAACATAAATCCGAAGCTTTAGACGTTTACGGAGAGGGTAAAGATAAATCCAAAGGTTTTTGGCATGCCGTAATTCGTCAATCTCTGGTAAAAGGTTTTTTAAGAAAAGAAATTGAAAGTTATGGCATTCTTAAGCTAACAGAACAAGGGTTAGAATATCTTGAAAAATCATATGAAATTCTTCTAACAGAAGACCATGATTACGATGCTATAAATGCTAAAAATGCAGCCAACAGTTTCCAAAAGGGCGCTGCTGTTGACAAGCTTTTATTTTCTAACCTTAAAGAATTGAGAAAAAAATTCGCTAAAGAAAAAGGGTTGCCACCAAATATTATTTTTTCTGAAGCATCACTAATTGATATGGCAAATCAATTCCCAATAAGCTCTGAAGAGTTAGCCCAAATTCATGGGGTGGGACAAGGAAAAGCACGAAAGTTCGGAGAACCTTTTTTAAAATATATAAAACAGTATGTTGAGGATAACAATATTGTTAGACCTGAAGATATGGTCGTGAAAACGGTAGCAAAGCAATCCAGCAACAAAGTCTATATTATTCAGAGTATTGACAGAAAACTGTCTATTGACGATATTGCATCAGCCAAAGGACTGACTGTTGAAGATTTAATCACAGAAATAGAAACTATCGTTGAGTCAGGAACAAAAATTAACCTCAACTATTACCTTGATGAAATTATTGACGAATATCAAGAAGAAGAGCTAATGGATTTCTTTACAAACTCTGAAGAAGCCACTTTTAACGAAGCAAGAGGAGAGTTTGAAGAAGATGAATACACTGACGAAGAATTAAGACTTTACAGGATAAAGTTTATTTCTGACGTAGCTAACTAA
- a CDS encoding M20 family metallopeptidase — protein MSSLKEKIHSLAEKYLDDTIALRQHLHRYPELSFKEYKTSEYIQQKLTDYGISFKSGIVETGVVALIKGKNSDKKCIALRADIDALPIQELNELSYASKNNGVMHACGHDVHTASLLGVARILNELKDDWEGSVKLIFQPGEEKLPGGASLMIAEGVLENPKVDKIIGQHVSPELDSGIIGMRSGMFMASADEIYIDVLGIGGHAALPEGRVNPLVVSSKIITALYERFNNVKDTPSVFSLGVIKGGAAGNIIPEKVSLEGTFRAMNEQWREEAHQIIRDICLSTAQEMGGKCNIDIRIGYPYLKNDEHFTKDCFNNARKYMSTECVIEIPKRMTAEDFSYYSHHVPACFYRLGVGIKNQERKHLHNAYFNIDESALKNSIGLMSWLAINS, from the coding sequence ATGAGTTCTCTAAAAGAAAAAATACACAGTTTAGCCGAGAAATATCTTGATGATACTATTGCCCTAAGGCAGCATTTACATAGATACCCTGAGTTATCTTTCAAAGAATATAAAACATCCGAATACATTCAACAAAAACTAACTGATTATGGGATTAGTTTTAAATCGGGTATTGTTGAAACAGGAGTAGTAGCTTTAATCAAGGGAAAAAACTCAGATAAAAAATGCATAGCCTTACGTGCAGATATAGATGCTTTGCCTATTCAAGAATTAAATGAATTGAGCTACGCTTCCAAAAATAATGGAGTTATGCACGCTTGTGGTCATGATGTGCATACAGCGTCACTATTGGGCGTGGCACGTATTCTTAATGAATTGAAAGATGATTGGGAGGGTAGTGTTAAGTTGATTTTTCAGCCTGGTGAGGAAAAATTACCGGGCGGAGCTTCTTTAATGATTGCTGAAGGTGTTTTAGAAAACCCCAAAGTGGATAAAATTATTGGTCAGCATGTATCGCCTGAATTAGATAGTGGTATTATTGGAATGCGTAGCGGAATGTTTATGGCATCTGCTGATGAAATATATATAGATGTATTAGGAATAGGAGGGCATGCAGCACTTCCTGAGGGTAGGGTTAATCCTTTGGTTGTATCAAGCAAAATCATAACAGCATTATATGAAAGATTTAATAATGTTAAAGACACGCCTTCGGTATTTTCTTTGGGAGTTATTAAAGGAGGAGCGGCAGGAAACATAATTCCTGAAAAAGTTAGTTTAGAAGGAACCTTTCGTGCTATGAATGAACAATGGCGTGAGGAAGCACATCAAATAATTAGAGATATATGCCTTAGTACTGCTCAAGAAATGGGCGGTAAGTGTAATATTGATATTCGAATTGGTTATCCATACTTGAAAAATGATGAGCATTTTACTAAGGATTGTTTTAATAATGCTAGAAAATACATGAGTACAGAATGTGTTATTGAAATTCCTAAGCGTATGACTGCCGAAGATTTTTCTTACTATTCACACCACGTTCCGGCTTGTTTTTATCGTTTGGGTGTAGGGATAAAAAACCAGGAAAGAAAGCATTTGCATAATGCCTATTTTAATATTGATGAGTCGGCTTTGAAAAATAGTATTGGCTTGATGAGTTGGCTGGCTATAAACAGTTAG
- a CDS encoding sulfite exporter TauE/SafE family protein — protein MSIITLLFLILIGLAAGLLSGFIGVGGGIIIIPLLMILLGLTQHQAQGTSLAVMLPPIGILAAWNYHKAGFVDWKYALIISAAFIVGGYLSSKWAVNIDAKTLKKVFGILLLIGGVKLIFGK, from the coding sequence ATGTCTATAATTACTTTACTTTTTTTAATACTTATAGGACTTGCTGCAGGATTGCTTAGTGGTTTTATTGGGGTAGGTGGCGGTATAATTATTATTCCTTTACTTATGATTTTGTTGGGCTTGACGCAGCATCAAGCACAGGGAACTAGTCTTGCAGTAATGCTTCCTCCAATAGGAATATTAGCAGCCTGGAATTATCACAAAGCTGGTTTTGTAGATTGGAAATATGCTTTAATCATTTCAGCAGCTTTTATAGTTGGTGGATATTTGAGCTCAAAATGGGCAGTAAATATTGATGCTAAAACACTTAAAAAAGTCTTTGGCATACTTTTGCTTATCGGAGGCGTGAAACTAATCTTTGGCAAATGA